From one Triticum urartu cultivar G1812 chromosome 3, Tu2.1, whole genome shotgun sequence genomic stretch:
- the LOC125542727 gene encoding thylakoid lumenal 17.9 kDa protein, chloroplastic — translation MRPPLASSSSSSIAAAAATAPSSSPSAPPATTRRALLLSTSPLTLAAVVPAVAQAAANPFSTPYSQSRTLQLGLDTKGKIRTCPSTNPGCVCTNPTVGASSSVASPLIIPESTSADAAAQLLRQAILKTQKNVSFNIDQQTPHGHYIQAEVDGGFGRDVMEFLVKKDAGVVAYRCVATKVTFVYPFTTAIGDSRGQEQRVAAVAQELGWYAPDIRSSVDDVAT, via the exons ATGAGGCCGCCGCTggcgtcttcttcttcttcttccattgctgccgccgctgcaacggctccctcctcctccccctctgcTCCTCCGGCCACAACCAGGAGAGCACTGCTCTTGTCCACCTCACCCCTCACGCTCGCTGCCGTCGTTCCTGCAGTAGCGCAGGCCGCCGCCAACCCCTTCTCCACGCCCTACTCCCAGTCCCGGACACTGCAGCTCGGCCTCGACACCAAAGG GAAGATTCGGACATGCCCCTCCACCAATCCCGGGTGCGTCTGCACCAACCCCACCGTCGGCGCCTCCTCCTCCGTCGCCTCCCCGCTCATCATCCCGGAGTCCACCTCCGCCGACGCTGCCGCTCAG TTGTTGCGGCAAGCCATCCTCAAGACGCAGAAGAATGTCAGCTTCAACATTGATCAGCAAACTCCCCACG GCCACTACATCCAGGCGGAGGTGGACGGCGGCTTCGGCCGGGACGTGATGGAGTTCCTTGTGAAGAAGGACGCCGGCGTGGTGGCCTACCGCTGCGTCGCCACCAAGGTCACCTTCGTCTACCCCTTCACCACCGCCATCGGTGACTCGCGGGGCCAGGAGCAGAGGGTCGCCGCCGTCGCGCAGGAGCTCGGCTGGTACGCGCCCGACATAAGATCCTCCGTCGACGACGTTGCTACATAA